CCGTCTTTTCCGGTTTGTAGTTGTCAAAGAAATAAAAAATATCATCCACCGTCTCTGCCATGTGAAACAGCTTGAAAAAATCGGGTTTAATGAATTTCTCGTCCTGCATCTTGCGGAAGAGGAAAACCAGGCTGTTATAAAACCCGTTTGTGTTTAGAAATACCAGCGGACGGTCGTGATAATGAAGCTGTTTTAAGGTTATAAGTTCCATTGCCTCTTCTAAAGTACCGGAGCCGCCCGGCAAAAATACAAAAGCTTCTGACCGCTCATCCATAAGCGCTTTTCTTTCCCTTAGCCCTTCCGCTATTATCACTTCATCAAGGTCTTCTTTTCCAACACCCATATCCTTTATGGCCCTTGGAATAATTCCGATAACTTTCCCGCCGTTTTTCTGTACGGTATTGGCAATTGCGCCCATTAATCCTCTATTGCTTCCCCCATACACAAGAGTGCTTCCCCTTTTTGCCATCTTTTCCCCTAACAAAACCGCGTCATTAAAATACACTTTATCTACAGCATCAGAAGAAGCACAGAACACGCAAATATTCATCTTTGCCTCCTGTTTTATTTTTTAAAGAAAAATAAGACTGCCGAAAGCACAATCCCCACAAGGACAATCATCGTTGTATCTTTTACCAGCATCGGATATGCCATAAGCAGTATCCCGTCAACAATGTAAACCGCATTTGCTTTTCTTTTTCCATAAAGAAATGCAAATACCCCTACACCGCTGAAAATAACAGTCCATAACAGCCCTGCGGCGGAAAATCCCATAATCATATCTGCCGTGGGCGGGCCTGCCTTCTGCTGCGCGTCTGATAACTGCGCTAATTTTTCCACCGCGTCTTCCGAAAGCATATCTTCCACCCTGAACCCGTGAAGTAATCCATTAATTAACTTAATCATATTTCCTCCATTTTTTAAAAACTGCACCAGCCAGTCATTTCCTGCAGTTTGTATTTTAACCTTAATAACTTCCTTGTGTCTCTATATTTTTCAAAATCAGCAGTATATGTATTGCCGTCATCATTGGACCATATCCGGTTAAAGTACCCTTCGGCCTTATCAAAAAACTTCGTTTTTTTACCTGATTCAACCATTATATCAGCTTCCAGATTAAGATTGTCCATGTTCCTTCTGGTCATATTGCAGGAGCCCTGTATCATGCTGTAACTTCCGCTGTTTTCAAATATAAACATCTTGCCGTGGCACTGTTCCCCGTTTGTGTTATACCATCTTATCTTTGCCAGCTTATCCGATAATTCATAAATTTCATTTGCCGCAGGCCTGTTTGGAGTGCCGTCACGCTGCCTGCCAAAAGAGTCTTTATTAGGGTCAAGAATAATTCTTACATCCACCCCTCTTTTGGCGGCCTTTGCAAGTTCCTTTACAATATCCTGCTCGCTTAAATAAAACATTACAACTTTAATTGAGGAGCCTTTTTTTGACGCTTTTATCTTTTTTACAAGTTCCCTCTTTATAGCTTTTTCACTGATAAAAGAGGCTTGTGTTGTGCCGGTCTTATCCTTTACTTCACCAGGTTTATAATCAAGCTTTGTCCCGGAAAATTCCGCTATGCCTGTCTCGCTTTTTATCGCATCTTTCCAGACAGAATCATCAATACGCACAGCCGTGTTGCCGTGCGCGCTTGACGCATCGCTTGCGTTATTTGATGTAATAAGAACAGACATCTTATTGGACGGCGCATCGGTAATTACAAGTTTTCTGTGGTTAGCTTTTAAATTTAACAAACGCAAAATAGACCGCACGGTTATTTTTTTGTCATCAGCGGCAAGCAGGTTTGGCAGTAACCCACCCTTATCCGAATTACCCATCCACTGAAAGAAAAGCCTCCAGAACGCTGAATACAAAAACACGCTGTCACGCAGTTTTTCAAGGGCGGTAATTGTAACAACAATGCCGGCATTTTTCATTGCTTCAAAATTCTCTGACTTCACACCGCCATACTGGGTATTGATGGGGTCAGTGGTAACAGAGATAAAGATATCAGGATTATCTGTTTTCTTTTTAATAAGAGTATTACAGAATTCAGAACTTAACTTTCTGAAGTTTTCAGGCTTCGAACCCTGAAAACCATTTATCAGAAATATATCGCTTATTATTACTTTTTCGGCCGCTTTTATCATACTGAATATTTCATCAAATATTTCCTGTTCTACTACCCTTTTTCCCTTGGAATCAACATATGTGACATCGCACAGGAATTTTACAGAATCATCCGGTATGTTATACGCTGACCCGGTTATATCGGTCCCTTTAGGCATTGGTTTAACTGCGTTAATTATCATGGTTATGACCAAAAGACCACAAAGGATTAACAGCGCCATCCCGATTTTATTTAACTTTGTTTTCAATGATATCCTCCGGTATTTAAACATGATGGTTGGACGCTTGGATGCTTGGATGCTTAGTAAAACCAACCAAACCGCCGCTCTCCGCTTCTGCCTTTTCACTCATAGCTTATTAGCAGATTAAGCAATTAAGCTATAACGTGAACATACACCTCTATTTTTCGCTTACGCTTCTGCTTATATGCTTAATGCTTATCTTTTTATTTTTCTCCGCTTCTGCTTATCTGCCTATAGCTTAATTCGCTCTTATTTACAATCAACTACCGCGGGCTAAAGACCCGCGTCTACCAAACCTTTACCAAACCTTTTTTCGGATTTCGCTTTGGTAGCCGCACCCTTTAGGGTGCGTTGTTTAGATTTATATCTTTCAAAACCAAAATCAATACCAATTTCAACTACCGCACCCTAAAGGGTGCGCCTACCAGATCCAAACCATCCCGCAATCCCGCCGAGCCGCTGCCTTCAAAACATTTCTTCTATCCCATACTCCGACACCGCAAGGCCTATCTGTGACCTGCCCGGACCGTACTCTTTATCATGTGATTCCGGGCCGCCGCCCCATCCTTCATACCACATATACGTTTTCCCTTTATGTTCATATAACTGTCCGTACCAAATACCGCCGTCATCAAATGCCCCTTTGGCAGAACGGGAGAATATAGGGTTCTGCGTTCCGCGGTGCCAGTTAACAAGGTCATAGGAATACGCCAGCCCAAAAAATGGCGGGTAATCAATGTATTTATTATCCCCGCAATAAAGCATGTAATAAATGCCGTTTTTCTCTGTTATCCTGGGGGTGGTCACACTTTTTCCATCCCATGTATTAACATCCGGCGCAGGTTCAAATATCGGTTTATCAGAGTACTTTATGAAATTATAACCGTCATCAGAGGTGGCAAGGTAAATGGAGTATCCTGTTTTGGCGTTTGGCAGTACATAATACAGATAAATTACGCCTTCCTTTAATACCGCTTCCGGCGCCCTGCCTTTAATTACCGGTTTTTTAAATTTTTTAAAATCGTAAAAATCTTTTGATACCGCAAGGCCTATACTGTCATCCCCTTCACCAAGGCCGCTGTAATAAAGAAATACTTTTCCGTTAAAATGTATTGCGGCCGGGTCAAGCGCGGCGTTATCATCAAAAGTTCCTTTTTTACCAACCCCTACTATGGGATTTTTTACATAATCAATAAAATGCACCGCGTCAAAATTTTCCATGGAAGATGTGGCAAGGCATATTTTGTCATGCCCGTCGCCGCCCCTGTAATAAAAATACATTGTATTATTATTTATAAGAATATCCGGATTTGCCGTGTGCCAGCTTTTATAGGAGTTTTGTACAATAGGCATTATAGGATTATTTTCATATTTTACCCAGTACGGGTTTTTGGAGATTACCCTGTCTTTAAAATCGTATTTAATGACATTTTTTGAATTAATTAAATTCATTGCCCGCAATGCCGCCGCAGATATATCCGTATTATTTTTAAGCGCGGCTAAGAACGGCAGCGCCTGCCTGTATTTCGTTTCACCTGCCAAAAGGCATATTTCATTTAAACTGACCGCATCCAATTTTTCAGCACCATCAAAGGTTAATACAGAAGCCTTGCCGCTTCTAAAAAGCACCGCGTCGGCAAGCGTCTTTTCCTGACTGTTTAAATCTTTATAGTTTACTTCTATGAACGTTAAAACATCTGCCGGTGCTTTTCTATTTTTAGAAGATATAAGAAAATATAAAAGGTGTCCTTTTTTATTTTTTGCCCCTGCCATTCTCCCCACAACTATCATGTCTGCCATGGGGGAGTCCATTAAAGCAAGCGCTTTTGCCGCATAAGGGTACAGTTTTTCATCTTCAAGGAATTTTAAGGAATCCACCATGTAACTGCTGTCATTTAACCGCCACATGTCGGTAAGGGCGGATTTTATGGATGTAATATCACCTGAATCAAAGCGTTCTTTAATACCGGGCTTTTTTTCAGCACAGGAAATTAAAAAAAATGTCAGCAGAATGCCTGCTGTCAGCGCTTTCCAAACTCCATCGCGCATTTGGCGTCTATCCCCCCTCTTGTATTATAAATTGTTTCAACAAGAAGATATTTTGGATTTAATATTTTTTTAATGTCACTAAAAATACGGTCCGTGGCTTTTTCCTGATAAATGCCCACATTACGGAAACTGACAAAGTAATATTTAAGAGCTTTTAATTCCAGTATTTTAGCTGAAGGGATGTAGGTAATAACCACTTCCGCCACATCCGGAAGCCCGGAAAATGGGCACACAGCGGAAAATTCCCGCGTTTTGTATTCTATAAGCTGATTTCCGCCGTCGTATTTTATGGTTTCCAGCGCTTTTGTATCTATTTTAGATTCAGGTAAAAAGTTGTACGACCTTCCTTCAGCTTTTGCCATTTAAACCTCCTGTGATAATAAAATTATTATAACATATTTAAAAACCGGATGCTTGGACGCTTAGATGGTTAGAGGCTCGGTAAAGACAATTACAAAAACCAAATCAACTGCCCCAGCCCTGTCACCTCCACCATCGCAGCTTTATTGCCGCGGCGGCGTGAAAAGTGCGCACTTACCAATCATCTAAGCCTCCAAGCATCCAAACCTCTGCCTTATAACGTACTCGCCGGATCAACAATTACCGTTACGTCCGCGCCTTTTACTTTTTTTCTTGCGGCGCGGGCTATAAAATTCAGGTCTTTGCGTGACTTTCCTTTAATAAGGATGCTTATCCTGTATTTATTTCTTATCCGCGAAAGCGGGGCGTCGCACGGCCCAAGCACTTCTATTCCGCTTATCTTGTTTATTTCAATCTGTTCATCAATTGCAGCGCGCAGCTTGTCCCCTGCTTTTTCAGCTTTATCGTGGTCCTCGTCCTTACACACAAACTGAATTATCCCGGTGTAAGGTGGATAGTTCATTTCTTTTCTTATGCTTAACTGTTCCTGATAGAATTTCTCTATCTCATATTTTTTTACGTATTTAATGCCCACCGCGTCAGGGTTGTATGTCTGTATTGCCACTGTCCCGTTTTTTCCGCCGCGTCCCGTCCTTCCTGCCACCTGTGTTAACAGTTGAAAGACCCTTTCTTCAGCCCGGAAGTCCGGCAGGTTTAAAACAGAATCTATCCCCACAACGCCCACAAATGTCACTTCGGGAAAATCAAAACCCTTTGCTATCATCTGTGTGCCTATTAATATATCTATCTCTTTTTCTTTTATCTGCCTGTACACTTCAAAATACTCGTTTTTCCCGCCCATGGTATCCATATCCACGCGCTTTATCCTTTTATCGGGGAAAAATTTAGTAATCACTTCTTCTATCTTCTGCGTGCCGGTGCCCGAAAAACTAAGTCTGTTTTTGCATTTAGGGCAATAGACCGTCGGCTTTACGCTTAAATCACAGTAATGGCACCGCATGTCATTGCCTTCTTTATGAAAAACAAGCGGTATGTCGCAGTTATCGCATTTTTCTATATGTCCGCATTTTTTGCAGAAAATGAAACTTGAAAAACCCCTGCGGTTCATAAACAGTATTGCCTGTTCCCCCGCCTTTAACGTCTCTTTCATCGGGTCCATAAGAAGGTCTGACAGAAATAATTCCTGCCCGTGCTGCCAGTCCGCTTTCATGTCCACCACTTTAATATCCGGCATCGGCCTTCCGTGCACCCTTTTTTCAAGTTTTATCATTTCGTATTTTCCGGTGACGGCATTGTGATAAGATTCCGCGGAAGGCGTGGCGCTTCCCAGTATAACCACCGCGTTATTCATTTTGGCGCGGTATACTGCAACATCGCGGCCGTTATATCGCGGCTCGCTTTCCTGTTTATATGAACTGTCAAATTCTTCGTCTACTATTATAAGCCCTATGTTATCAAACGGCGCAAAAACAGATGACCGTGTCCCCACCACCACATCAGCGCCGTTGTTCTTTATTTTAAGCCATTCATGCAGCCGTTCCCCTTCTTCAAGGCCGCTGTGATATACAGCCACACGTTCCCCAAACGCCCTTTTAAAACGCTCCATTATCTGCGGCGTTAAGAATATTTCCGGCACAAGCACAATTACCTTTTTCCCCTGCTTTACCGCATGCTCCGCCGCTTTTATGTAAACTTCTGTCTTGCCGGAACCTGTCACCCCGAATACAAGAAATGGCGCAAACCTATTTGCGTCTATAGCGGAATTAATTCTGGTTAGGGCGTGTTTCTGCTCCGCTGTTAGTTCTTTGTGGGTTTCAATTTCAGCATCCCCGCTGTCCGGCGCTTTGGACGGCTGCCGTTTTTCTTTTACCTTAGCGGAAAATTCGGAACGCAGCGCGCCTTTTTCTTCAAGTGATTCTGTAATTTTATAAATATTTTTTAAGTTAAGTATGCTCTGGGCATCCCTGATATCGGCTTTTTTTCCTCTTCTTTTATAAAGAAAATCATACAAAAGTTTTTCATGCCCCTCAAGCTTTGCCGCGCCGGTAAAATCCGCCCTTAAGCGTATCATCTTTTTTGATTTCACCTTTAACAAAGCGGCAAGCATCGCGGAGAATACAATTCCGGGCGGTGAAATGTAATATTGCGCAAGCCACAGCCCCAGTTTCATCAACTCATCGCTTATGACAGACTGTTCATCAACAACCCTTTCAATTGGTTTGATTCGGTTTGTGTCTATGCCCGCGTTTTTAAGATTAGTATCTATTACTATTCCGGTTGCAAGTTTCTGCCCTAACGGTACCATTACCCTGCACCCTTTTATGATATTCAGGTTTTCCGGGACAGCATAAGTTAGAAGGGCGTCAATACCTGAGAAAACCGCCACACTTGCGTATTTCACTTTTTACCCGCCTTAAACTTAACCGTGCCTTCTGATTTTATGTTTATACCCCGCTGTGCGGCTCGTTTATTGTATTCTGCCGCTATGTCATACACTTTCATACCGGCAGGGATATCAAATAATTCCGGTTTTAATTTTGTTTTTACAAGTTTTTTCATTTTATATCTTTCAACAAGAGGGCCTGCTGTAATTTTGCTTCCCGCAAAATCAAGTTCGTGCTTCGGCGCTTTAATCTGCATCTCTTTCACAAAACCGCTTTTCGCATAACGCCATTCCGTTAATTTAGCCTTTAAATACATTGAAGAAGACTGCCTTAAAACAGCGTAATTTATCTTTTCGCACACTGTGATTCCCAGAAGCGCGCTTTTAGATTCGCCTTCCTTTTTTTTCGCGTTTACCACAAAAGGAAGCAGTTTTCCAAGATACCTTGTGTACTCCGCGGCAGAATCCGCAAATACGGTATTTGATGAATAGTTGGGGATGTAAATTTTACCGTCCTTAATAATGTAAACTTTATTGACTCCGCCGCTGTTTTCTTCCACCCTGTATTTTCCGCACATATAATAGAAAACCGCGTCTATTACCTGTTTTTGACCGTCTTCTTCACGTTCTATTTTAGCTGTCCACCGGCACTGCTCGTAAGGCGGCGTAAGCCCTATTATATCAAAGCAGTTTTCAGCCTTTATGCTGTTAGCAGATGATATATACAACACAACCATTAAAAGAAATATTATTATGCTTTTTATTTTGGCCATTGCTCGCCCTCAAACGCATTAGTGCTGTCAAATGCCCCGCCCGTTATTTTATTAACATAGTTCTGCGCGGAAATTATGATATTATCGCCGTACATTACCGCCATATAAAAATATAAAGGCATCATAAGCCCGCAGGCAAGGGAAAAGGCCCAGATAAATTCAGCATAAAAGACATCAAACCTTTTCAAAATAAGAAGCGTGGTTAACGCCATGAAAAAAAGCCATAACACCCTCATCACTTTAAATACTTTATTGCCCCACAACAGCCCCGGCGCCCTTGCCAGAAAGAAAAATGTAATAAAGGGAAAGTAAAACATAAAACTTATCGGTTCGGCAAAAAAAAATTTTATGATGTCGTTAAAAGGCTGATTTTTGGAAAACAGATATACCTTATCATCTATATTTAT
The DNA window shown above is from Candidatus Goldiibacteriota bacterium HGW-Goldbacteria-1 and carries:
- a CDS encoding TIGR00730 family Rossman fold protein — encoded protein: MNICVFCASSDAVDKVYFNDAVLLGEKMAKRGSTLVYGGSNRGLMGAIANTVQKNGGKVIGIIPRAIKDMGVGKEDLDEVIIAEGLRERKALMDERSEAFVFLPGGSGTLEEAMELITLKQLHYHDRPLVFLNTNGFYNSLVFLFRKMQDEKFIKPDFFKLFHMAETVDDIFYFFDNYKPEKTDTKWF
- a CDS encoding phospholipase; amino-acid sequence: MFKYRRISLKTKLNKIGMALLILCGLLVITMIINAVKPMPKGTDITGSAYNIPDDSVKFLCDVTYVDSKGKRVVEQEIFDEIFSMIKAAEKVIISDIFLINGFQGSKPENFRKLSSEFCNTLIKKKTDNPDIFISVTTDPINTQYGGVKSENFEAMKNAGIVVTITALEKLRDSVFLYSAFWRLFFQWMGNSDKGGLLPNLLAADDKKITVRSILRLLNLKANHRKLVITDAPSNKMSVLITSNNASDASSAHGNTAVRIDDSVWKDAIKSETGIAEFSGTKLDYKPGEVKDKTGTTQASFISEKAIKRELVKKIKASKKGSSIKVVMFYLSEQDIVKELAKAAKRGVDVRIILDPNKDSFGRQRDGTPNRPAANEIYELSDKLAKIRWYNTNGEQCHGKMFIFENSGSYSMIQGSCNMTRRNMDNLNLEADIMVESGKKTKFFDKAEGYFNRIWSNDDGNTYTADFEKYRDTRKLLRLKYKLQEMTGWCSF
- a CDS encoding NADPH-dependent 7-cyano-7-deazaguanine reductase QueF, producing the protein MAKAEGRSYNFLPESKIDTKALETIKYDGGNQLIEYKTREFSAVCPFSGLPDVAEVVITYIPSAKILELKALKYYFVSFRNVGIYQEKATDRIFSDIKKILNPKYLLVETIYNTRGGIDAKCAMEFGKR
- the priA gene encoding primosomal protein N' yields the protein MKYASVAVFSGIDALLTYAVPENLNIIKGCRVMVPLGQKLATGIVIDTNLKNAGIDTNRIKPIERVVDEQSVISDELMKLGLWLAQYYISPPGIVFSAMLAALLKVKSKKMIRLRADFTGAAKLEGHEKLLYDFLYKRRGKKADIRDAQSILNLKNIYKITESLEEKGALRSEFSAKVKEKRQPSKAPDSGDAEIETHKELTAEQKHALTRINSAIDANRFAPFLVFGVTGSGKTEVYIKAAEHAVKQGKKVIVLVPEIFLTPQIMERFKRAFGERVAVYHSGLEEGERLHEWLKIKNNGADVVVGTRSSVFAPFDNIGLIIVDEEFDSSYKQESEPRYNGRDVAVYRAKMNNAVVILGSATPSAESYHNAVTGKYEMIKLEKRVHGRPMPDIKVVDMKADWQHGQELFLSDLLMDPMKETLKAGEQAILFMNRRGFSSFIFCKKCGHIEKCDNCDIPLVFHKEGNDMRCHYCDLSVKPTVYCPKCKNRLSFSGTGTQKIEEVITKFFPDKRIKRVDMDTMGGKNEYFEVYRQIKEKEIDILIGTQMIAKGFDFPEVTFVGVVGIDSVLNLPDFRAEERVFQLLTQVAGRTGRGGKNGTVAIQTYNPDAVGIKYVKKYEIEKFYQEQLSIRKEMNYPPYTGIIQFVCKDEDHDKAEKAGDKLRAAIDEQIEINKISGIEVLGPCDAPLSRIRNKYRISILIKGKSRKDLNFIARAARKKVKGADVTVIVDPASTL